The following coding sequences are from one Perognathus longimembris pacificus isolate PPM17 chromosome 13, ASM2315922v1, whole genome shotgun sequence window:
- the Kcnj11 gene encoding ATP-sensitive inward rectifier potassium channel 11 — protein MLSRKGIIPEEYVLTRLAEDPTEPRYRARERRARFVSKKGNCNVAHKNIREQGRFLQDVFTTLVDLKWPHTLLIFTMSFLCSWLLFAMVWWLIAFAHGDLAPGEGSMVPCVTSIHSFSSAFLFSIEVQVTIGFGGRMVTEECPVAILILIVQNIVGLMINAIMLGCIFMKTAQAHRRAETLIFSKHAVITLRNGRLCFMLRVGDLRKSMIISATIHMQVVRKTTSPEGEVVPLHQVDIPMENGVGGNSIFLVAPLIIYHVIDSNSPLYDLAPSDLHHHQDLEIIVILEGVVETTGITTQARTSYLADEILWGQRFVPIVAEEDGRYSVDYSKFGNTIKVPTPLCTARQLDEDRSLLDALTLASTRGPLRKRSVAVAKTKPKFSISPDSLS, from the coding sequence ATGCTGTCCCGCAAGGGCATCATCCCCGAGGAGTATGTGCTGACCAGGCTGGCAGAGGACCCTACGGAGCCCAGGTACCGGGCCCGGGAGCGGAGGGCCCGCTTTGTGTCCAAGAAAGGCAACTGCAACGTGGCACACAAAAATATCCGGGAGCAGGGCCGCTTCCTGCAGGACGTGTTCACTACGCTGGTGGATCTCAAGTGGCCACACACGCTGCTCATCTTCACCATGTCCTTCCTGTGCAGCTGGCTCCTCTTCGCCATGGTCTGGTGGCTCATCGCCTTCGCCCATGGTGACCTGGCCCCCGGCGAAGGCAGCATGGTGCCTTGCGTCACCAGCATCCATTCTTTCTCATCCGCCTTCCTCTTCTCCATCGAGGTCCAGGTAACCATTGGTTTTGGTGGGCGCATGGTGACTGAGGAGTGCCCAGTGGCCATCCTGATCCTCATCGTGCAGAACATCGTGGGGCTCATGATCAACGCCATCATGCTGGGCTGCATCTTCATGAAGACTGCACAGGCGCACCGTCGAGCAGAGACCCTCATCTTCAGCAAGCATGCGGTCATCACCCTGCGCAACGGCCGCCTCTGCTTCATGCTGCGAGTGGGGGACCTCCGAAAGAGCATGATCATCAGCGCCACCATCCACATGCAGGTGGTCCGCAAGACCACGAGCCCCGAGGGCGAGGTGGTGCCCCTTCACCAAGTGGACATCCCCATGGAGAACGGTGTAGGGGGTAACAGCATCTTCCTGGTGGCCCCACTCATCATCTACCACGTCATTGACTCCAACAGCCCGCTCTACGACCTGGCACCTAGTGACCTGCACCACCATCAGGACCTGGAGATCATTGTCATCCTGGAAGGTGTGGTGGAAACCACAGGCATCACCACCCAGGCCCGCACCTCCTACTTAGCCGATGAGATCCTATGGGGCCAGCGCTTTGTCCCCATCGTAGCCGAGGAGGATGGACGCTATTCTGTGGACTACTCCAAGTTTGGCAACACTATAAAAGTGCCCACGCCTCTCTGTACAGCTCGCCAGCTTGATGAGGACCGCAGCCTGCTGGATGCCCTGACTCTCGCCTCAACTCGTGGACCCCTGCGCAAGCGCAGTGTGGCTGTGGCCAAAACCAAACCCAAGTTTAGCATCTCTCCAGACTCCTTATCCTGA